The Pseudomonas allokribbensis genome has a window encoding:
- a CDS encoding sigma-70 family RNA polymerase sigma factor, protein MNGTSAVAELACELPETSARPVWRLVITLADTDQLRQLLAQCSLGDRRAFETLYRSVGPRLHGVALRFMGRPDLAEEVLQESFVRIWNNASRYESHLSAPMTWMINITRNQAIDQLRKHRDRPLTDVEQDALADESPSAHDQLNSAREATALNRCLETLEGMQRRSITVAYFQGLSCSELAEHLAAPLGSVKSWIRRGMERLRRCLES, encoded by the coding sequence ATGAATGGCACGAGCGCAGTAGCTGAACTAGCCTGTGAACTACCCGAAACCAGCGCCCGCCCTGTCTGGAGACTTGTCATTACCCTCGCCGACACCGATCAGCTGCGGCAATTGCTGGCCCAGTGTTCACTGGGCGACCGCCGTGCCTTCGAAACGCTGTACCGCAGCGTTGGCCCGCGCCTGCACGGCGTGGCGCTGCGTTTCATGGGGCGCCCGGATCTGGCGGAGGAAGTGTTGCAGGAAAGCTTCGTGCGGATCTGGAACAACGCCTCGCGCTACGAATCGCACCTGTCGGCGCCAATGACCTGGATGATCAACATCACCCGCAACCAGGCCATCGACCAATTGCGCAAGCACCGAGACCGGCCTCTGACCGATGTTGAACAGGACGCTCTGGCGGACGAAAGCCCGTCGGCCCATGACCAATTGAACAGCGCCCGCGAGGCCACAGCCCTGAACCGCTGCCTGGAAACCCTCGAAGGCATGCAGCGCCGGTCGATTACCGTGGCGTACTTTCAGGGTTTGTCCTGCTCGGAACTGGCCGAGCATCTGGCGGCGCCGCTCGGCTCG